Within Homo sapiens chromosome 2, GRCh38.p14 Primary Assembly, the genomic segment ctttgggaggcccagacaggtgaatcacttgagcccaggagtttgagaccagcctgggcaatgtggtgagaccctgtttctacaaaaaaatacaaaaaataagccaagcatggtagcacacatctgtggtcccagctactcaagaggctgaggtgggaggattgcttgagcctgggaagcggaagttgcagtgagccgtaatcacactactgcactccaacctgggtgacagagtgagatgctatctcaaaaagaaaaaaaaaaaagaaaaacttttctttGAAGAATGATCTACTGCAGGGACCAGTTTCACTACTTCCAGGGGAAATTCATGTGATACAAATGGGAATTAAACACCCACCAGAGTTACCTCAGGGTATCCCCTTCTAAACACACTGCAGTCAAATCAGCTAGGAGTTTTACTAGAACGTGAGCTTTATATGGTAGACACAGCTAACTGTCCATGAGAAATGTATGCTTTTCCTTTTCATATGACAAGGTTGTTGCTGGGGAAGTGTCAGTCTAGCTATGGACTGGACAAGACCATGTGATTACTGtgattacttccttttttttttttttttttttttgagacagagtctcactctgtcacccaggctggagtgcagtggcacaatcttgactcactgcaacctctgcctcccgggttcaagcaattctcctgcctcagcctcctgagtagctggggttgcaggcacgtgccaccatgcccagctaattcctttttattttttagtagagatgggggttctcCAGGTTGGCCaagctgggctcgaactcctgacctcaggtgatccacccacctccgcctcccaaagtgctgggattacaggcatgagccaccaacccTGGCCAGGACCATGTGGTTACTTCTAACCAATGACAAGCTGTGTCACTGTCAAGCCACAGCGCTTAAGAAGTGTTGGGctatctgttcttttcttttctacctatAGACTGGGGACGCACTAAGCCATCTTAGAAGCCATATCTTGAAAATGCCAGTGCTGTCTTCAGCCTAGATCCCTAAATAACTGAGTGAAGAATAGCTGCCCGAATCCTCATCCCCTCCTGCCCACCTAAAACTGCCCAGGATAGTTGACAGCAACAAGAAAAGCTTCGTTGTAGCTAATATTACCCTAATAAATTCCGAATATCCCTTGTCTTTCATCTTACAACCTTCCTAAAGTTTGCAATAAGTGTTGCCAAACATCAGCTTCATCACTCTCACCCCTccctcaaaaaagacaaaaacaaatcaaaacaaacacagtgaaatacaatatttttctagtgttttattaaattatatttaggaAGATAAGGGAACACTAGAAGCTGTAGCCAATATATAGTATACAACGAATATAAGCAGGTAAATAAGCACAGAATTTCCACATTTAGTAAATGTTTTGAAAGAATGGAATATATTAGTAATCGTTATTTCATTCCACTGAGCTCATGAATGTAAACTTTTGAACTTTCATCAGGTAAGCTACGGCCTGTTTTTGTTGCAGTGCAGATTATAACTGATGAATCATATGAGATTAAAGGTGATTTTTCGTGTTAACAAATTTTAATGCCCACTATAGCAaaggtatatatatgtaaaagcaTAAGATACATAAGAGAAATCTTCAGAGCGTGAGGCTGGAGAGCCTGTGAGTTTAGTTCTGCGAACTCAATAGATCTCAATAGATTTACATGTTGTTAAAACTGAAAAGCTCCTTACTAATTCTTAGTTCAAACTTATTAGTTTATAGGTGAATAAGCAAGACTCTGGGAGGCTGACTGACTTGTTTGTGGCTGACTGCTGTGGCAGAGCATGGACTTGAATTTGGGCTTGTGACTTCTAATCAGGTGTATTTATATGAAATCACATgctgctctctcttgctctctctctctctctctctctctctctctctctctctatatatatatatatatatatatatatataaaatatatatttattatatatatgtatttttttctttgagatggagtttcactcttgttgcccaggctggagtgcaatggtgagatctcagctcattgcaacctccgcttcctgggttcaagtgattctcctgcctcagcctccagagtagctgggactacaggcattcaccaccaggcctggccaattttagtatttttagtagagacagggtttcatcatgttgtccaggctggtctcgaactcctgatctcaaatgatccacctgcctcggcctcctagaacgctggaattacaggcgtgagccacggcgcctggccaccACTACTCAATATTTAGGTGAACCAGAGGAGATGAAAGTATACAAAGTCTACAAATCCAAGCCCAAGAAAGGGCACCTGCCCAGAGGCTGGGGTCCCTCCTAGCAACAGCATTGCTTCTGGCAGCAGCACTTCTGCTGGCAACAGCCCTTCCCACAGCTGTAGCCACACGAGCTGCAGGTGCGGCGGCAGCAGCAGATCACGGGAGTGCTGCAGCAGCCTCCACAGCAGCCACGGCAGCAGGGGCAGCAGCTGGAGCAGCAGCCCACCCGGTAGCACCTGCAGGTGGTGCATCTGCCACAGccaccaccacagccaccacCGCAGCCACCACAGCCACCACAACCTCCACAACCACAGCAACCCATGGTGTCAGTAGAGAGGACTCATCAAGTAAAATCAAGTAAAATCAAGTAGGAGCAACAAGTAGTTTCAATGTCATGCCTTGAGCCCTATTTTAGAGCTGTGGCCGAGGTGCCACGGGCCCTCCTTCACAGAGGAGGTCTCCACCGTTGGTGATTCTTCAATAATCACAGGAGTgaacaggtgcggtggctcacgcctgtaatcccagcactttgggaggccaaggcgggtggatcacaaagtcaggagatcgagaccatcctgactaacatggtgaaactccgtctctactaaaaatacaaaaatttagctgggcatggtgacgcacgcttgtagtcccagctactcaggaggctgaggcaggagaatcacttgaacccaggaggcggagactgcagtgagccgagatcgcaccactgcactccagcctgggtgacagaatgagactctgtctcaaatataataatgataataataataataataatcacaggAGTTTTTCATGCACCCAGTACCAACCTCAGATCTAGGCAAGATCTAGGCCCAGCCCTGGGACGTGCACTTTAGTATCCCACATATCACaagagtacaaaaaaaaaaatctatgtaaaaAACGCAAGCCCTAATCCACCCCCACCACTCAGGACCCAGAGCTTAGCCCAGAAGCCTAAATATGTGCAGCTGGGACTGGTACTGCTCAGGGACCTGCTTCTTCGTGTCTCTTGCCCCACGACCTCAAAACAAGGGCTGCCAGCTTCTCCATGCCATAGAGGTTTGTGGATTGATTCCTTCAAAGTGTGACAAGAATTTGTTGGAAAATACCTAAGTAAGAGAAAAGATGGGTTAACTTGTCAAATCCTTCTTCTCAGCATGACTAAACAATATTCTtgtgtaataaaatatttccagtAAGTAGTGGCAAGAATCCAGTTTCTTGCTCATTGCGTTCTGCCCCATTGTTGGAGGTACTGACGTGCTCGTGTGGTATTTACAAAAATTGCATGCCGTCACTGAGCAATGTTTGCACCATGAAacaattcatatttttcttaggTTTGTTTACATGTAGGTCTCGATATAGCATGCATGAAATAGGCTGATTCTTTATGTTGGCAATAAATGGACATGAAACACTAGACTTgttaataattttactttcataATATACTTTCTTAAATACACTTACATGTTTAAAGGTCAATAAATATTGCAGTtccctttaaataattttatttaaaacttggatgttcattttttataatttgaattttgccttttaattatgtctttaaatttcaagaattttaaaaaattttgaagactttttttaaagaaagttaacTCTTAAGGAtgtgaaaaatacttttaattttgttacttttaacttcctttattttgttctcttaataaaaatctattcagattttttgggACGTGACCCCAGgcaattttattactttatccCTGAACCTCAGTTGCCTCAGCTATAAGATGGGGATAACAATGGCACCTATTTCATAATTATGCAGATTAGATACACTAATGCAAGGAAAACACTTTAGTATGTGCCTACCACATGCTAAACACTCAACAAAGGTTATCTGTAAACGCTGATGTCTCAAACAGGGATGGGATATATTGAAATTTTATAGTTAGAATACcgttacattttgtttttaatcttttaaatcacTGTCAGTAGaatacagattatttttaaattatttataaatatttaagaattttgcTGAAATGacagtaagaaaaatattctgaaacaaataaatgatttttgaattatgtattattttattattttattattcatctgAACATCCTGCCCCATTAGCAGAACATCTAGCCATAATACAATAGTGATTAAATTCAGCTGTCTTTGATATTTTGCCCAAAACCACAGATTTacacactgtttttcttttcttttcttttttttttaagacagagacttgctctgtcacccaggttggaatgcaatggtgccatctcggctcactgcaacctccaatttccgggttcaaacgattctcttgtctcagcctcccgagtagctggcattacaggcgctgaccaccacgcctggctaactttcgtatttttagtaaagacgagtttttgccatgttggccaggctggtctcgagctcctgacctcaactgatccaccggccttggcctcccaaagtgttgggattgttaCAGGAAAGCGGTCCCGATCTAGACCCCAggagaaggttcttggatctcccgcaagaaagaattcagggcgagtccgcAGTGCAatgtaaaaataagtttattaagagagtaaagtggtgaaagaaccagctactccatagacagagtaggacGTTCTTGAAAGTAAGAGGAGGTACGCGCCCACCCTAGGTACAATACTGGTGTATATGGGGAGATGTACTCTGCTataagggtttgtgataaaggattaattttcttaattactatattttgcaagaatctataatattatctttaaagcaaaattaggaatgcttttGTTCTCCAGATATTGGGATATCTAGACACTCCTAAGTCTGGGTCTGTTgagtaaacattattaatttgttcccttaaccataaacatctagaggctCAGAATGcctaactttctgggaatgcagcccagcaagttCCGGCCTCATTTTCCAgccctcactcaaaatggagttgctctggttcgaGTGCCACggacaggattacaggcatgaaccaccgtgccggGCCTACACATTGTTTTTCGTTTAGTTGTTATGAAGGCGTATTTGACAAGGCGGAAGGatagaatacattttatttaaaagtcgGTAACATGATCtatcacttttaaatatttgaacataCCGTCTGTAGGCTTCCCTTTGTACTCAAATCTCAGTCCTGCAAATGATAGGGCTAGGCCTACGTGCTAACAAAAATGGAGGGCATCCGAGCCCAGGCATGCAATGACCCAGCAGCTCAGAGAGCAGGGCATGCTCAGGACACACAATGGTGTGATGGTGGACCTGGAGcacagtggggagggaggagcccTGTGATAGATGGGGCCAGTTAGGAAGGCGGCTCAAAAGCTGCTCTCagatgtttgtgtttgtgtttatccCCGGGGGACTGGGATCACTGACGGCTTAGACAGGGGAGAGGAAATCCCAATAGCCCATGGAGCAGGGGAGCTGTTCTTCCTGCAGGGAAGTCGGTTATGATGCTCAAAACCACACCTTCTAGGAGGGAAACCCCGAGATACTATTTCCCTTCAGTCATTGGATAGGAGGTAGGGTCTGGGTAGGACCATTTCAAATCTAACTTTTGGAAGGAGGTGCCACTGCCCTTAGAAAAAgggaataggctgggcgcagtgtctcacgcctataatcccagaattttgggaggccgaagggggcgggtcacttgaggttaggagttcgagaccaggctggccaatatggtgaaaccccatctctactaaaaatacaaaaattagccgggcatgacagcaggcacctgtaatcccagctacttgggagactgaggcatgagaatcacttgaactcgggaggcgggggttccagtgagccgagatgatgccgctgcactccagcctgggcaacagagcaagactgtcttgaaaaaaaaagggggggtgttGTGTGGTGTGGGGAACTGATTATTGTCCTTCCCCAAATCACCTGAGGAAGAACAATATTAAGATAAAAGAGAGCACATTCTTTAAAATGAGATACCTGGTCATTCCTTCTGTTGTTCGTGGGATGCTATAGGTAGGACACTGTTGGGGAAATGTTCTTGAATGTGAAATTGGAAGGGGAGCCATGGTGAATTAGGAAAATGCACAGCGGGTGCAAAGTAGCCCCCTCCAGGTGTTTGGCTTGTGCAGGTCCCTCTCACTTCATggcttaagaaaaacaaacaaacgaaatcTCCTTCAGGTCTTGTGTCTCCATTATGTGGTCATTCTTTTGATCTGATGTCACATTCCACGTTTCATTGCCTgactgaaaataaacatttattttcattcataggATGCTGACTTCCATCTGAATTCCACATGAATCTTGGCATTTATTATTTCCCATCTCTCCAAAATGCTCAGCTCTGCCCATAGGCTCAACTTGAAGCAATAAAAGGGAAGTAGCCAAGAGCTTACTTtctctaacttttttcttttttttttgagatggagtctctctgcgCCGAgtttggagttcagtggcatgatctcggctcactgcaacctccgcttcctgggttcaagcaattctcctgcctcagcctcccgagtaggtgagattacaggtgctcgccaccaggcccagctaatttttgaatttttagtagagacaaggtttcgccctgttggccaagctggtctcaaactccttacctcaagtgatccacctgcctccgcctcccaaagttctgggattacaggcgtgagccaccgctcccggcctctCTACCTTCTTTGTCCCACAGGAAAAAGGAATATGCTTCTTTGGGAAGGACATGAACTAGGGCGACAGCAAAAGGAAAGCGAATGTGGGGCTGTTTTGGAGTCCCATACACTCTCAGCGGCAGAGCAATATTAAAACTTCCTAGAAGACATCTGAGCAGCAATTCTAATAATCATGTATTATGTATCTGCAATAAATAAACCATGAACCAACTAGCAAATTGCCTTGCTTGTTTCTCAGCAGAAGTTATTTTCCATACAGCTTTTCATCTAGTGACCACCATTGTTTAGACTTGGATGTTTGACTGCAGTTTTGTGCATGTGGCAGCGCATGACAATGTTTGCAGTGTTGTTTAGAGTCACACAAACTTACAAGTCAGTGGGGGGATGGGTTCAAGTATAGCTTATTAATtcaattcattcagcaaatatttactgagagtcTACTATGTGATaagcacttttctttcttttttttggagacagtctcactctgttgcccatgctggagtgcagtggtgtgatcttggcttactgcaacctctgcttcccaggttcaagcgattctcctgcctcagcctcctgaggagagtagctgggactccaggcacgtgccaccatgcctggctaatttttatatttgtagtagagacggggtttcaccatgttggccaggctgctctcgaactcctgacctcaaatgatctacccacctcaccctcccaaagtgctgggattacaggcctgagccaccgtgcccagacgaTAAGCACTTTTCTAAGCATATGGGATATCTCACTGAAAAAACTCAACACAAATCCCTCCCCCTTGAAGCTTCCATGCTCATTGCAGGAAACAGAAAATCACCCATAAATGTGAGCAAAGTAAGGAAAATTGAAAGTATAAAGTGTTTCTTTTGTAATTTCAAATGAAATCATATCCATAATGTATGCTATTATACAGCTTTTTATAAAATGAGACAAATCATATAGTGCAAAAGATctcaaagacaaaggaaaaggaaaaaaaaagaagttgcagAACCATATAAACTCATTTGAatatggctgtgtgtgtgtgtgtgtgtgtgtgtgtgtgtgtgtgtgtatctgaaaAGATACATAGCAAACAATGTTTCTCCAAATCTCCCACTTACTTACCATATACCCACTACCACAAGCTGCAGCAGACATACTGAATATCTCACTTTGTCATGGTGGATTTTTTTCCAAGCCTTCCTTGGAGCTCTGGGGGCCTTTTGCAGCTCGGCACTTTCTGCAGATGTCTCTGCGGCAGTTCTGCCCTTGCCCGGCCCAAGGCAGCTGCAGCATCTAGCTTGTGGCCCTTTTCCATCTCTTCTGGGAGCTGCCTTTATTCTGAGCCAGCTCTACACTTAAAGGGGCGTTTGTTCTATTTTATCCCGAATTCCTAAATGTTTTGTGGAGACGGAAGGCTTTTTAAGATATCTAGTCTACCATATCTCCaggaataaaaatgatttctataaatttttaaaacctatgtaaaattaaaagtaaattaaaattgaaaacaattatATTTGTTCATTCCCTATCTGTTCTTGCATGAAATGTATTGACACGAGGATGCCACATCATGGAAAGAGAATTCTTTGCATATGAAAGCATTAGGAGAGACCCTTAGGAAAACAGATGAAGTCCTCCAGCGTGAGAATGCTGTCAGGAAAAATATGCCAGTGCCCTGTAAATAAATCTGAGTTTTTCTTTGTTCTAAAAATCAGCACATTGTTGTAATGATAACCTATGTTTTTCTCAactatgaaacaaaataatttttatttataattttgagttTCATTTCTAAAGCTAGGATTGTAACCAAAACACtcctaaattatttaatctcaaaCTGTAGTTCCTCTTTCAAGCCacttcaagtttttctttttttaaaacctgtaCCAATGATCCTTGGATAATAAAGACCTCCAGTATTCCTTCTTGAAGATGAAGATTCTGATACTCAAAGAGTTTGAATGCTTTCCTCAAGGCTTCCCCAGTGGTGACTTAGAGCTGAGGTTTTAGGCCAGGTCTTGGTGATCCCAGGGAGCAGGCTCTGTCCATCCCCTGCATAAAGCCAGAGAGGGCACCGCCTGCACCTGTGGCATT encodes:
- the SCYGR1 gene encoding small cysteine and glycine repeat-containing protein 1; the encoded protein is MGCCGCGGCGGCGGCGGGCGGGCGRCTTCRCYRVGCCSSCCPCCRGCCGGCCSTPVICCCRRTCSSCGYSCGKGCCQQKCCCQKQCCC